The following proteins are co-located in the Apium graveolens cultivar Ventura chromosome 5, ASM990537v1, whole genome shotgun sequence genome:
- the LOC141724466 gene encoding UTP--glucose-1-phosphate uridylyltransferase 3, chloroplastic, protein MASTSSLHNTHLLFIPQPKPSSFFPKNTHTSTYSYTYNNNIFASSFITKPSLTSLSSSSSHISRVSTAPVEHAPSPSDFNFHKEIAQLKTLRSCLSNLTNLNEKVKVIDRDDRVKSFFRTLSTTVFGVLEEAELYLIKCVVAAGQEHLLKSDEFEFEFESKRSSLKTALYGLAEMIENWDTNKGIVKSVDVERIDDEEIKALRLLVKNLGEVEQFYDCIGGIIGYQIMVLELLVQSTYVEQGLSFTHMKSNLMESQVIEIHPPNVLDLCEDTEYAFQAALWGIEGLPDLGEIYPLGGSADRLGLVDPVTGECLPAAMLPYCGRTLLEGLIRDLQAREFLYFKLYAKQCVSPVAIMTSSAKNNHKHITSLCEKMRWFGRGRSRFKLFEQPLVPAVSAEDGQWLVAGKFFPVCRPGGHGAIWKLAHDKGVFQHFRDYGRKGATVRQVSNVVAATDLTILALAGIGLRHNKKLGFASCERNSGATEGINVLLEKKNRDGMWAYGFSCIEYTEFDKFGISNGPLSKHSLQAEFPANTNILYVDLHSAELIGSSNNETSLPGMVLNVKKPITYMDQCGIHHRVSGGRLECTMQNIADSFVNTYPSRCYKGVEDLLDTFIVYNDRRKVTSSAKKKRKHADKSLHQTPDGSLLDIIRNSYDLLSRCDIKIPEIGGNDKYADSGPPYLIFLHPALGPLWEVTRQKFSGGSITKGSELQIEVAEFLWKDVQLDGSLIVIAENVMGSTIIDQDGESILQYGHRCGRCKLENVKIVNDGIDWNSSDNIYWKHEVQRFEVVKVILHGNAEFEAVDVILQGNHTFDVPSGYSMKVSSANSGFAVHLKPIKKDFMDSGSWYWKYHIKGSHVQLEMVER, encoded by the exons ATGGCATCAACATCATCACTTCACAATACTCACCTTCTCTTCATTCCCCAACCTAAACCCTCCTCATTCTTCCCCAAAAATACACACACCTCCACTTACTCCTATACTTACAACAACAACATCTTCGCATCATCTTTCATTACCAAGCCTTCTCTCACTTCTCTCTCCTCCTCTTCTTCTCATATCTCACGCGTCTCCACTGCGCCTGTCGAGCACGCGCCGTCGCCTTCCGACTTTAATTTCCACAAGGAAATCGCTCAATTAAAAACCCTACGGTCATGCCTCTCTAACTTAACTAACTTAAATGAGAAAGTTAAAGTAATTGACCGTGATGATAGAGTTAAAAGCTTTTTCCGTACACTTAGTACCACTGTTTTTGGTGTTTTAGAGGAAGCTGAGCTGTATTTGATTAAGTGTGTTGTGGCAGCGGGGCAGGAGCACTTGCTTAAGTCGGATGAGTTCGAGTTCGAGTTCGAGTCCAAGAGGAGTTCGTTGAAGACTGCTTTGTATGGATTGGCGGAGATGATCGAGAATTGGGATACCAATAAGGGAATTGTGAAGAGTGTTGATGTTGAGAGGATTGATGATGAAGAAATTAAGGCGTTGCGATTGTTAGTTAAGAATTTGGGGGAGGTTGAACAGTTTTATGACTGCATTGGCGGAATTATTGG ATATCAGATCATGGTACTGGAGCTTCTTGTTCAATCAACTTACGTAGAGCAAGGACTAAGTTTTACCCATATGAAAAGTAACTTAATGGAATCACAAGTTATTGAAATTCACCCTCCCAATGTACTCGACCTTTGTGAAGATACAGAATATGCATTTCAAGCAGCTCTGTGGGGAATCGAG GGCCTTCCAGACCTAGGAGAAATTTATCCTTTGGGAGGCTCTGCAGACAGGCTTGGTTTGGTTGATCCTGTTACAGGTGAATGTCTTCCGGCTGCAATGCTTCCGTATTGTGGACGGACATTATTGGAAGGTCTTATAAGAGATCTTCAG GCTAGAGAGTTCTTGTACTTCAAATTGTATGCAAAACAGTGTGTGAGCCCTGTTGCAATCATGACTAGCTCAGCAAAAAACAACCATAAACACATCACATCGTTGTGTGAAAAGATGAGATGGTTTGGAAGAGGCCGGTCCAGATTTAAACTTTTTGAACAG CCTCTTGTTCCTGCTGTTAGTGCAGAAGATGGTCAGTGGCTGGTGGCTGGAAAATTCTTTCCTGTATGCAGGCCTGGTGGTCATGGTGCGATATGGAAACTTGCCCATGATAAAGGCGTTTTCCAGCATTTTCGTGATTATGGAAGAAAAGGTGCAACAGTCCGACAAGTCAG TAATGTTGTGGCTGCTACCGACCTCACTATCTTGGCACTAGCAGGAATTGGATTGCGTCATAACAAA AAATTGGGATTCGCATCATGTGAACGGAATTCAGGGGCTACTGAAGGCATAAATGTTTTACTTGAGAAAAAGAACCGTGACGGAATGTGGGCATATGGCTTTTCATGCATTGAGTATACAGAGTTTGACAAGTTTGGAATAAGTAATGGACCTCTTTCTAAGCATAG TTTGCAGGCAGAGTTTCCTGCCAATACAAACATTCTGTATGTGGACTTGCATTCTGCAGAGCTCATTGGATCGAGTAATAATGAAACAAGTTTGCCAGGCATGGTGCTTAATGTAAAGAAGCCAATCACGTACATGGACCAGTGTGGTATCCATCATCG TGTTTCTGGTGGACGTCTGGAATGCACTATGCAAAATATTGCAGATAGTTTTGTAAACACGTATCCTTCTCGATGTTACAAAGGTGTAGAAG ATTTGTTAGATACATTTATAGTGTACAATGACCGAAGGAAGGTTACGTCATCTGCTAAGAAGAAACGAAAACATGCCGACAAGTCTCTACATCAG ACTCCTGATGGATCATTGTTAGACATCATACGCAATTCCTATGATCTTCTCTCTCGGTGTGATATAAAAATTCCGGAG ATTGGCGGAAATGACAAATATGCTGATTCTGGACCTCCttatctaatatttcttcatccTGCTCTTGGTCCACTCTGGGAAGTCACCAGACAAAAG TTCAGCGGTGGTTCTATTACTAAGGGTTCGGAGTTACAAATCGAGGTGGCTGAATTTTTGTGGAAGGATGTCCAG CTTGATGGTAGTCTGATTGTTATAGCTGAGAATGTCATGGGCTCAACTATAATTGATCAAGACGGCGAGTCCATACTACAGTATGGGCATAG GTGTGGAAGATGTAAGTTAGAGAATGTTAAAATAGTAAATGACGGAATTGACTGGAACTCAAGTGATAACATCTACTGGAAGCATGAAGTCCAGCGGTTCGAGGTCGTCAAGGTCATACTGCATGGAAATGCAGAATTTGAAGCTGTGGATGTAATTCTGCAG GGTAATCATACCTTTGATGTCCCAAGCGGCTATAGCATGAAGGTTTCATCAGCAAACTCAG